Part of the Hemibagrus wyckioides isolate EC202008001 linkage group LG09, SWU_Hwy_1.0, whole genome shotgun sequence genome, acctgtctgtctgtcagtctctatatatatatttacacacaccctgtctgtctgtctctcttcctctctccctccctccgtttgtttcttcctctgttctctctctttaacaccaCTTTCCTGCTCTCCGTCTCTCTTCATCCTTCGCTCGTCTCTGCGTTTAAATAAGGtttaaattgaattgagttcATTACCTTTTGGAGACTCTGTACTGAGCTGTGGTGAGTTTTCCCGTAGCGGGGTCATGCACTGTAGCGCGCCTTAGCTAATCCCAAAGAGACAAAATacatggaggaagaggaagaagtgtgaagaagaaaaacagagagaaaaacagagaaagaaaaagagaaggagaaggtcAGTGATACTAAATAATGACTAGCAGCAAAACAGGGAAATAATTCATCCAAGTCAATTTCATCAATTCAGTTAATTCACTCATTTTAACTGAGCTTCCTAATTTGGAAATTTCCCATAATGCCTATGGGAAACGCGTTTTTAGTCCCCGTTGCATGGCAGTCATGTTAAAAAAACTATGGCGGGTAAAAGCAAAGCGTCCATGAGCGTCCTTGCACAAGAACTCCTCAGCAAGATCACATGATGCAGCCATATTTATTACCAAGCTGTATTCTATAGTATTCAGTCAGAACCTTCTGGAAATGTCAGGAAAGAGTTtgctagaaagaaaaaaatcctgcCGTTTCTGTTCACGTGGTTCTGCTGTGGAGTTCTGTGTCTCTCCTGCACCGCTATTTACCTCTTGCTGATCCTGTAGGAGGCGGTCTCGAGCACGCCCGTGATGGGGTTCGAGATGGTGGCCCTCCGGAGCTACGGAGCCAAGAAAGGGGTTAACGCTCAGCTCCATTTCTGTCATTAAGTTAACTTAGTGGTGAAGTTTGGACGTGAAACTAAACGCTAATACTAAACATCTCGAGGTTCAAGGTTCGAGGGAACCCAGGCTTTATCTTTCAGACTTTTGTAGAGGTGTGCATTAGGACTGGGATCCCGTGAGACCCAATAAAAACATCGACTGGGATTTCCTTTCAAATATAAAGGAGGACAAATGTCTCCTTTATCCACATTCAAGCATCTGGTCACTCTACACTTTTTGTTCCACTGAATTCCTGGAGAACATAAAGCACAAGCTTTTTGTGTAGAAGTTTCCCATTTCGCTGTAACACTGACCTGCCAATTCGTATCATGTGGAGACGTGTAACAGAAAAGCCGAACTGAACCAGGAAGCTCTGATTACTGCGCTGATACGTCGCTCCGTCCCGTTTTATACAACACTGACAAATCACATGACAGGAAATTTGTAAATTTTCCATTGGGATGAatgaagtatctatctatctatctatctatctatctatctatctatctatctatctatcttcaaaCGAATACGAAATCTGCaacatctgtagagcagctGCCGGATTTGTGGCGTTGCTGCAGTAGAGATTACTTCCAGAAGCtggattttaaaaattaaataaacaaataaataaacaaacaaaaaaataaataataataataataataataattaattaattaacacaaacaaataataaatacacaaagaaagaaagaaagaaagaaagaaagaaagaaagaaagaaagaaagaaagaaagaaagaataaataaaaaaacaaattagtattttttttattattattattattattattaataataataataataataataaattaatacattaataaacataaataaacaaacaaataaatcaataattaacataaattaaataaataaataataaataaataaagtaagaaagaaataaacatctaaataaatttaatgaataaatcagtCCCATGCCCACCTCTAATTCCAGTTCAAACCGTCAACTATctcagaaatataaatataaaaaaaatattaccttTTAAATTACAAGCAAATCAGAAAATGTCCTGTGGATCGAACTGAAAAGTTGACGTTTGTTttgtaacaaaaataaaagtattggaacatgTAGGAAGGTTCGAATCTGTGCGTTTTCAGCTACAAATACTCATTTCATGTAGTTCGGTCATTAATGAAAAACTTTCATGCTAGGTGTACAATTAGAAATGATTAGCTGTGCTACTGAGGGCAAGTTTTAAGGGGCGGAGCCTAGCGAATAGCTTCACACGGCTGAGAGGGTGGAGCTACAACAAACCGACCCAACCCTGTGACCGAAACGTTAAACTGTAAACCTGTAAAATCGTGTGAAATGAGAAGAAcgtggaacaaaaaaaaataatcacacgACACCCAGCGACCAATCAGAGGTCAGCATCAGAGAGCCGAACTCACCCTGGGCTTGGCGAGCTCTTTGATCTTTCCGATCTCGTAGTCGGAGATGATGTCGAAGTAGCGGACGATGTGGGGGTGGTCCCATTCATCCTCCTGCTTGACGGGAGCCAATAGCAGACGAGGATTGCGGTTGCCGTCGACGTAGCGGCAGAAAAGACGGCTCCGCCTACGCTGAGTCTACCGccgaacagagagagaaaaaagaatcaCAAATAATTCCACAGGGTTTTTCATTGAATAtaatccttattattattatcgttgtAATAATCAGTAGTTAATTCTAATCACAGGAACTTGTTCTAATGGTTTCTGTAGCAACAGGGACTCCCAGGGACTAGCATGGTGGGTGTTTGGAAGTTTTCTGTGAggtcttttttttcctactaCATTAATTTAtactaattatttaaattaaatatttttaatttttattttatttatttttactttattttgttAAGTCCTCACCATTTTCACGCCCTCGCCTCTGCACAGCTGCTCGTATCTCTTCCTCTCGGGCAGCGGGTCATTGGAGAGCTTCATCTGGACGTCCCGTTTATTCACTTGTCTCTTATCATGCTTTTCACCTTCCGCCGCTGCTTCCGCTTTCCTCTGCTTCTCCAGCTGGACCTCGAAATACTTCAGGTTTCCGTTGGCACGCTGGTGTGTGGGATCTGGCAACCGCACGCAgagaaataaatacagtttcAAAATGTATGCCAACGTTAGGTCCTAGAAAATGCTAGGAATGTTTTCATCAGGTCTTCGGTGATAAATGAATCCCTTTTGTATGAATCTTCAGCTAGAGACACATGTTTCACATGTTTGGCAGCAGAGTCCCAAATCGCACAGCTACATCACTGCTACGTAACAGCagaaaagggggcggggctaccaggctcTGACTCTGgataagaaaacatttttaagatGGCTGACAACTTAGACTCTGGCAGCATCCCAAATCGCATAGCTACGTCATTGTGATGTATAAACAGTGCGAGTCGTGTGTTTGCACTGAAATTCCAACAAAAATCCAAATCATGGACTTATTCAACCAAAAACAAGAGTGTGGGACGCTTAAAAGCagaaaagggggcggggctaccaggcactgacTCCGACTCTGGCAGACGAGAcgtcttaaaaatgtaatttaaattaaattagctctgtgtgtgtgtgttttattttttaagatgaTACGACCCTTCTAACAGTCACACACCAGACCCTAGGGTACttagtgcatagtgtaagttTGTAGTGTGCATACAGTTTGTCTTTTGGGACAAGACTCTTATAAAGTGCGCTCGGGGATTTTTACCCAGTTTGAGCATCCTCTTGGTGAGCTCCAGCGCTCGGTCTAACTCTCCCTGCTGGTAGATGGCATAGCTGAGGTAGTCCAAGACGGTCACTTTGTCCACGGACGAGTCCTCTCCTTCGTCCAGCTGTTTGAGAGCCTGCGCCATCCACAGCTCGGTGTGGTAATAATCCGCCTCCGAGTACGCCACCTTCCCCAGCTCAAAACAGTCCTCCACCGTCATGCGACTCTTATGGACCACACCTTCAACCCAGGATGTATCAGGAAATGTTTAACTCTATTTTATCGGTGTAATCATCTCAATGCAGAATAATAAAcatagatatacagacacacacacatataaacatagatatacaaacatgtacacacacactaatgcacatgcacatgggtaatcacacacattcacaaacacacacacagatatactgacatgtacacacacacacacacacacacagtctctttctgtctcttttttctctttctctcttctctctcactctgtctctctctctctctccctctctctcacacacacacacacacacaccaggcagATCTCCAGCAGAGATGGTGTTGGCTGAGAGCTGGTACGTGTCCTGCAGCCGGATTAAAGCTTTCGCTGCTCCTTTCTGATCCTCATCATTGGGGAAGTACTGCCTCTGAACCGTCAAATTAGAGAtgaaccctacacacacacacacacacacacacacagaggggggagagagaggagagagggatgtTTAAAGCACACATCAgcagaggatgatgatgatgatggagaagatgatgaagaagctggtgtgatgtgtaatatatatgtagtataaAGTCAGTAATAGTGTAATAAATCTGGAGCACTCGGACCGTCAGTGGTGTCACTGAGCACAAGGCTCTCCAAGTTGGCCCACTCCGAGTTCAGCCTCTTCATTAGCTTGAAGGCATTGACCGGGTGACCCACGAAGCGCTCGGGGTCTTCCATCGCCAATAATGTCACAGAGTCCAACCTCTCTGcccatctgacacacacacacacacacacacacacacacacacacacagacacacacacagacacacacacactgttgtacttgtacagaataaacattttatattgtaCTGCACCTTAAACACTGCtgtagtatttattatttatttatttatatattttctgtgaTGTCTTTTTTTAGACTTTCATaatatatgaatttatttaaaaaagctttttttaatactttttaaaataaaaaaaaataacatttaagtTGACAAatgtattattagtagtattttttttgcaataaaatcttaaatcatatatataaaagttttCTGTGACTTTCATAAtacatgaatttatttaataaaaataacaaaaaaaaataataatttaaaaataagaaataagttGACAGAAAattccttttattattaattattcttattttgtgaggtaaaaaaatacataaataaaaattgtatttcAGTCAAATCATCTATTTTgggtttaaataataaatatttaataaataataaatattataaatatattacaaatatttctgacggatgtgtgtgtaacacctTGTTGGGAATTGTAAGagaaatgatttttaatttgttttatcaGCATTTACAGTGAGATTTTATCGTTTTAATGATCtataaggatgtgtgtgtgtgtgtgtgtgtgtgtgtgtgtgtgtgtgtctgtgtgtgtacttactGTTTAACCTGTTCCAGTTTGTTCTCCTCGGCTTTGATGTAATCTTTCAGCGACGTCACCAAGTCCTTCTCTGTGTACAGAAGGTCCGTCATCTGACCTAAGGATTTCAGAGGTCAACGGTCAAATTATGCCTCAATTATAGCAGCTTGTGATTTaggtagaaaataaaaaactggacattatggtgtgaataaaatcaaacacaggtacaaaaatgtaaatgacaaaaaaaaaatgcagaaattttgaaaatatatctatatttcaTTAAACCATTGTAAAAAacaattgtattattttatttgtttatttttttttatttttttatttgtagaacGTTGAAGGTTGAAGTTGAAGGCACAGCTCACCAATTGATGTGAAGAAGTCACTGTGAGCCTGGAGAGTTTGGAGAAACAAACTCATCATTAACCAACACAGCGCCatcctgagagagtgagagagagagagagagagagagagagagagagagagagagagagagagagagagagagagagagagagagagagagagagagagagagagagagagagatatatatatatatatatatatatatatatatatatatatatatatatatatatatatatatatacatatatatatatatatatatatatatatatatatatatatatatatatatatatatatatatatatatatatatatatatatatatatatatatatatatatatatatatatatatatatatatatatatatatatatatatatatatactattatatatatatatatatatatatatatatatatatatatatatatatatatatatatatatatatatatatatatatatatatatatatatatatatatatatatatatatatatatatatatatatatatatatatatatatatattatatatatatatatatatatatatatatatatatatatatatatatatatatatatatatatatatatatatatatatatatatatatatatatatataatatatctatatatatatatatatatatatatatatatatatatatatatatatatatatatatatatatatatatatatatatatatagagagagagagagagagagagagagagagagagagagagagagagagagagagagagagagagagagagagatagagagagagagagagagagagagagagagagagagagagagagagagagagagagagagagagagagagagagagagagagagagagagagagagagagagagagagagagagagagagagtgagagagagagagagagagagagagagagagagagagagtgagagagagagagagagagagagagagagagagagagagagagagagagagagaccgagagtgagagagagagagagagagagagagagagagagagagagagagagagagagagagagagagagagagagagagagagagagagagagagaaagagagagagagagagagaggaaagagagagaggaaagagagagagagagtgagagagagagagagagagagagagagagagagagagagagaaccaaaaGGACAGgtaagtaaaacattttaaaaaatcaggtTCCCATTGTCCTCCTGGTGAATAGGATCCACTGAtctactgtaatacacactacgcaatacacacacacacacacgcgcgcgcacacacacacacacacacacagtcacacacactgacagctgAAGCTAAACAGATTCCTGCAGGACCCAAGAAAATGTCAGAGGAGCAGGGAGCAGATTCTGTTCATGTACACAGTCAGATATGAAGATTACGAGACAATAACACGGGAGAGGACTGGGTGTTGACACAGCACATTCATACAGCATCCATACAGAAGTCATACACCTGTCACACAGCATTCATACAGCAGCCATTCAGCTACCATATAACATTCATACTGTACTCATTCCACTGTCATACAGCAGTCACACATCATTCATAGAGCTGTCGTACAGCATTTGCAGAGCTGTCATACAGCAGCCATACCACACTCATAGAGCTGTCACACTGTACTCATAGAGCTGTCATAGATCTTAAATGAAGCATTCATATTGGCGTCATACAGCATTCATCGAGCTGTCATATAGCATTCGTGGAGCTGTCATTCATAGAGCTTTCATAGCGCTTCAATACAGCATTCAGCTAGGAATCATACAGCATACATGGAGCTGCCATACAGCAGTCATACAACCTTCATCTAGGAGGCATACAGCATGCATGGGGCTGTCATAGAGCAGTCATATTGCATTCATAGAGCTTTCATAGAGCGGTCATACAGCAAACATGGGGCTGTCATAGAGCAGTCATATTGCATTCAAAGAGCTGTCATACAGCATTCACAGCACTGTCATAGATTTTCAATACAGCATTCAGCTAGGAATCATACAGAAAGCATAGAGCTGTCATACAGCAATAATACAGCATTCACAGAACTGTCACAGAGCAGTCATATAGCACTTATAGAGTTATAGAGCTGTCATCTAGGAGTCATGCAGCATACACAGAGCGGTCATAAAGATGTCATACAGCATTCATACAGTTGTCCTAAAGCAgtcatacagtatacatacagcaGACATTTAGGAGTCATACTGCATTCAGCATTCATACAACAGTCATCAAACAATCAACTAGCTGTCATACAGCATTCATACAGCAGTCACATAACATTTATCCAGGCGTCATACTGCGGATAAAGAGCAGTTAAACTGAAGTCACACAGCATTCAGGAGTCAGACAGCATTCAGGAGTCACACAGCATTCAGGAGTCACACAGCATTCAGGAGTCATACAGTATTCAGGAGTCACACAGCATTCAGGAGTCACACAGCATTCAGGAGTCACACAGCATTCAGGAGTCACACAGTATTCAGGAGTCACACAGCATTCAGGAGTCATACAGCATTCAGGAGTCACACAGTATTCAGGAGTCACACAGCATTCAGGAGTCATACAGTATTCAGGAGTCATACAGTATTCAGGAGTCACACAGTATTCAGGAGTCACACAGCATTCAGGAGTCACACAGTATTCAGGAGTCACACAGTATTCAGGAGTCACACAGCATTCAGGAGTCACACAGCATTCAGGAGTCACACAGCATTCAGGAGTCACACAGTATTCAGGTGTCACACAGCATTCAGGAGTCACACAGCATTCAGGAGTCACACAGCATTCAGGAGTCACACAGCATTCAGGAGTCACACAGTATTCAGGAGTCACACAGCATTCAGGAGTCACACAGTATTCAGGAGTCACACAGCATTCAGGAGTCAGACAGCATTCAGGAGTCATACAGTATTCAGGAGTCACACAGCATTCAGGAGTCATACAGTATTCAGGAGTCATACAGTATTCAGGAGTCATACAGTATTCAGGAGTCACAGCATTCAGGAGTCATACAGTATTCAGGAGTCACACAGCATTCAGGAGTCATACAGTATTCAGGAGTCACACAGCATTCAGGAGTCACACAGCATTCAGGAGTCACACAGCATTCAGGAgtcacacagacatttacacacacaagcacatagatatacagacatgtacacacacacacacagtctctctctcttgctctctctcacacacacacatgcgcgcacacacacatttacacacacagatatacagacatggacacacacaatctcattctcacacacacacatacatttacacacacatactgcacacagacatttagacacacacacacacagatatacagacatgtacacacacacacacacacacaaacagtctctctctcttgctctctgtctcacacacacacacacacacacacacacatgcgcacacagacatttacatacacacaaacacacatagatatacagacatgtacacaaacacttaTACACCTGCACATGGGtgatcacacactttcacaaacacacacacagatatacagacacgtgtatacaaacacacacacacacttacaagtCCATATATCTCTAGCAAACCATAACATCAGtgtcaaaaatacacacacacacacttggaaaGTCTGGAACAAAAATACATAATTCTAGTAAGCGCTAAtgaggatgtttgtgtgtgtgtactacgtGAACTGCCAAGAATGCTCTCTGTGTGCCTGAAACaagacagatgtgtgtgtgtgtgtgtgtgtgtgttaattaaacACTCGCAGTGCTTGTATAAGTAGCCACGTAGAGGAGAAGAGTGAAGGAATGTTTGAGTAAtgtgctaaacacacacacacacacacggtgagaCAGAGAGGTCACGACAAATCTGCTCTCCAGCTGTGTTAAACATTTGTAGTCCAAAAAGAGAGCTGAAGCtgtcaatcaaccaatcagatatTTTCTATAGGCTTAGATACACTGTGATGTGAAAATTGGTATGAAAGGTGCAGAAAATACGATCCAGTCTGAGCAGAGAGACTTCCTGGGGTTTCTAACACAGATATTCTGatttgaattcatttattttttaatctttggTCAAGTTTGAACAAAATCTTGATTTAaattaggttttttttctccatacaTCTCATACAATtgaatgttttctgtctctaggctacagatatttatttatttatattttttatttttttatttttttgtgtgtgtgtttccttcagCTGTTtaggataaaataaattaatcaattaattaataataaaaaagctgaactgattataaaatgttttttaagtaaataaataaataaataaccataaGATAAATTGGTTAAAAACATTCATAATAAGTTAAAATAATCATAGATACATGCATATTACGTAGATTATGTAATATCTACTACAtgtaatatatagaaaaataatctaatCAAATGACCAGAAGTGCAGACAGAATatccttttctttattttccttccttctttctatctttatttatttatttatttatttatttatttataagtaaatacatttttaattttttataaatggacttttctttaaaaaataattttaaaaaactgcTTCTGGACCCTCTCTGGGCTAATTTTCAGAGCGCTAGCtttgtttccacacacacacacacacacacacacacactctcattaattaatttaaccAAACAAGTGACTgaacaaaaaatgtattaaaaaaaaaaaaactttttcgcATCTGTATTTCATCTGGATTTCTCAGTGTAGGAACACTGAGGAACAAAGGTACATCTCATCATCTCGTCTTATAATTATGCTGaattaatttcatttctttatgaACTCGCTGATTAATTCATTCGTTTGCTCATTAGGTAAAAACGTCATTTCAATTCCACAAAGTGCATGCGAAAAAATAACCAGAAAGATCAACCAAGCGTGTAAGATGTTGAATCAGCTATCAGTCCAGATGTTCGGCTGAGTTCCTTCTGCTGTCTgcgtgttataaccccacattATTTCTAATACTGTGACGTCACGCGATGAAACATCAGCCCATCGGTTTTGCGTTCGTGACGATCCGCTGGTTCGGCATGGAGACCTGAGACCATCCCGAGCTGAGAAGCGCTGGAACAGACTGCCACGTGTTCACTCATCCctcccctcactccctccctccctccttcctcctcctccaccatgTCCTCCAGCTTCCTTCTCCTTCGCCCCAGGGAACGAATTTCCACGTCGGAGACTTCACAGTGCAGGAGACTGAAGGGTAAAAAGGGCCGATGGGTGTGTAGGGAAGAGAAGTGAGTAGGGGGGGGGGAGCCATGCGCGAGACCGGGTCTCCGCTGGCACGAGCGGAGCTGTGCGCTTCGGGATTTCTTTGTGGACCATTCTGTGCATGTCAGTCTTGTCGCAACATGTACGTCATGCAAAATGTGCAACAGATTCTTACTGTTTGTAATAGCTGAGACCtttcatcttatttatttatctattttggAAATAATTCATATCAAGGCGTTAATCGTATACGCATCCCTGTCCACTGAGTAAACTTATTCAAACTTATTCTTCCGTAAACTTATTCAAAACTTTTTCCACGTTATATGTCACAAAGCCGGCAATCCCTGGAAAATGCACTTATTTACTAAcaaatttttaataaatctggACTGAATGAAATAAGCACGCGCGCAATTCACCAACAGTGATGCGTTGTGGAAATGGAAAggaatcaacaacaacaacgcaaCAAAAACAAACGAATCTCTGCAACAACGTGTCCCAATAAATTCCTATCCCAAAGATCATGAATGAAATCCTTACCCTTTACAAGTTGTCAGTCACTCCACACGCACTGgatgacgcacacacacacagattcccAGCAGCTCCGGTTGATCTCCCGGTTCCTCCACTCGACTCGACTCTCTAGCTGTGTTTATTCCACGCTCCGGGTTTGCAGCCGTGTTTTATCCGGTGGCTCtcgcctcctctctctctcccccactcgcCATCTGCTGGTGGGATTCCTCTGTGATACGTGCCGAGACTCACACACCGGTTCATGGGCGGTTCATTGACAAGAAGCTTCAGTGAACCGATTCTTTTCTAAAGCGCACGCTGCTTACGGAGTCGAGTTATTTGATTCGTCTGATTCATCCCAACAAAGTTTTTGAaacttttttactttatttttgtttacttatttattagaGTCTTtggaactttttcttttttcctgaacCTTAAAAAATGAACCAGAACCTGAACCAATCACAATGACTTCAAATGCAGAATCGAATCTCTTATATTCCTAGCTAGTAACTATGTTTATTAGCAACAGGTTTAGCTTTAAATGAACATGAGGTCATTAGCtgtacttgttttttttcattcattcatcttcattaagaTGTACTGACTCTGAACTTCTGACTCTGAGAAATTAGAAATTGCTTTAATTCTAGCTCTTTGACTAGCATTTGACGTGATGGTGTTGAAAAGCGTTATTGACCTCTAGCATCTTTAACGGTCGCTCTAATTCCATGATGCTGCATATAagtaaatgtatatgtgatatcAGGATGTGgtgttagaagaaaaaaaaattatgatgcTGTTTATACTAGCAAAAAAACATCATACTAGCATACTAGCAATTTTCCAATGATTAAATTTGTATTCAATATTTTGATCATATGACGTTAAATTTCATTTTGGGGAACAACTGTGAATGAATTGAGCTCCTATTATGACTTACATTTATTGATACTGGGGAGAAATcgtaaataaacataaaatgtaaATCGTCTCCAGAAACAATctgagctgctgctgctatAGAATATAAATCAACAACTTCTGGCCAATAAGAACGGTGTTGTAGGATAAATCTGATGAGTTTAGGATTTTAATATTAAACCAGTggaaaaacaatccaaaaaggAGTCAAAAAGAGCTGCAAGTTGCCCCTTGAAACCCCAGAAGGGCTGTTTTACTGGGTATACGTGGGTAAATCTGTCTATATCCAACGTCATTCTGTATAATTATGGATATAATCAGCTCaacaattctttctttctccttcacaTTCTTCCTCTTTAATCTCTGCTCCCTCGAGTTAAAGCGATCGTTATTCATCTTCTTACTTCTTAACTTAACAAGGTCTGTAATTAGTCTCTACCTCTAGAGCCGAGTCTCTCGGGTTTAGATCGTTTGCAGACTTTTCAACACCCCAGCCACCGAGGGCAAGCCGTCACTCTGCTGTGAAGTTTGCGAAGCCGAGGAATTTTTATGatcgtgtgttgtgttgtttgctAGCGAGGCTCGCACTGCATTTAAACAACAGGCTCAAAACCAAAATAATCCACACCACCCCCTGTGAAAAGAGCCGTggagatataaaataaatgtacactttatTACATTGTGTAGTAGATGAAATCATTCTTTACAACCAAGCAGTGACAGTAAACCAGTATAAAATCATTTATGCAAGAACATGTTCACTGCAGCATCCGTAGAAAATGGAGTGTATTTGATTTTAATGAGAAACTATTTATTAGCTattaattatacattatttattagtaataatgtataacagtTTTAGTA contains:
- the p4ha1b gene encoding prolyl 4-hydroxylase subunit alpha-1b isoform X2, whose product is MALCWLMMSLFLQTLQAHSDFFTSIGQMTDLLYTEKDLVTSLKDYIKAEENKLEQVKQWAERLDSVTLLAMEDPERFVGHPVNAFKLMKRLNSEWANLESLVLSDTTDGFISNLTVQRQYFPNDEDQKGAAKALIRLQDTYQLSANTISAGDLPGVVHKSRMTVEDCFELGKVAYSEADYYHTELWMAQALKQLDEGEDSSVDKVTVLDYLSYAIYQQGELDRALELTKRMLKLDPTHQRANGNLKYFEVQLEKQRKAEAAAEGEKHDKRQVNKRDVQMKLSNDPLPERKRYEQLCRGEGVKMTQRRRSRLFCRYVDGNRNPRLLLAPVKQEDEWDHPHIVRYFDIISDYEIGKIKELAKPRLRRATVHDPATGKLTTAQYRVSKSAWLTAYEHPVVERINQRIEDVTGLNMLTAEELQVANYGVGGQYEPHFDFGRKDEPDAFKELGTGNRIATWLFYMSDVAAGGATVFTDVGAAVWPKKGTAVFWYNMFPSGEGDYSTRHAACPVLVGNKWVSNKWIHERGQEFRRPCSLSETE
- the p4ha1b gene encoding prolyl 4-hydroxylase subunit alpha-1b isoform X3 is translated as MALCWLMMSLFLQTLQAHSDFFTSIGQMTDLLYTEKDLVTSLKDYIKAEENKLEQVKQWAERLDSVTLLAMEDPERFVGHPVNAFKLMKRLNSEWANLESLVLSDTTDGFISNLTVQRQYFPNDEDQKGAAKALIRLQDTYQLSANTISAGDLPGVVHKSRMTVEDCFELGKVAYSEADYYHTELWMAQALKQLDEGEDSSVDKVTVLDYLSYAIYQQGELDRALELTKRMLKLDPTHQRANGNLKYFEVQLEKQRKAEAAAEGEKHDKRQVNKRDVQMKLSNDPLPERKRYEQLCRGEGVKMTQRRRSRLFCRYVDGNRNPRLLLAPVKQEDEWDHPHIVRYFDIISDYEIGKIKELAKPRLRRATISNPITGVLETASYRISKRRATVHDPATGKLTTAQYRVSKSAWLTAYEHPVVERINQRIEDVTGLNMLTAEELQVANYGVGGQYEPHFDFGRKDEPDAFKELGTGNRIATWLFYMSDVAAGGATVFTDVGAAVWPKKGTAVFWYNMFPSGEGDYSTRHAACPVLVGNKWVSNKWIHERGQEFRRPCSLSETE
- the p4ha1b gene encoding prolyl 4-hydroxylase subunit alpha-1b isoform X1; this translates as MALCWLMMSLFLQTLQAHSDFFTSIGQMTDLLYTEKDLVTSLKDYIKAEENKLEQVKQWAERLDSVTLLAMEDPERFVGHPVNAFKLMKRLNSEWANLESLVLSDTTDGFISNLTVQRQYFPNDEDQKGAAKALIRLQDTYQLSANTISAGDLPGVVHKSRMTVEDCFELGKVAYSEADYYHTELWMAQALKQLDEGEDSSVDKVTVLDYLSYAIYQQGELDRALELTKRMLKLDPTHQRANGNLKYFEVQLEKQRKAEAAAEGEKHDKRQVNKRDVQMKLSNDPLPERKRYEQLCRGEGVKMTQRRRSRLFCRYVDGNRNPRLLLAPVKQEDEWDHPHIVRYFDIISDYEIGKIKELAKPRLRRATISNPITGVLETASYRISKSAWLTAYEHPVVERINQRIEDVTGLNMLTAEELQVANYGVGGQYEPHFDFGRKDEPDAFKELGTGNRIATWLFYMSDVAAGGATVFTDVGAAVWPKKGTAVFWYNMFPSGEGDYSTRHAACPVLVGNKWVSNKWIHERGQEFRRPCSLSETE